In Selenomonas dianae, a genomic segment contains:
- a CDS encoding pro-sigmaK processing inhibitor BofA family protein, producing the protein MDIIAGIAIGIIVFAILGKLIALPFRILWKLITNSIVGAVILWVINLFGVGIEITFLKALIVGILGIPGVILVLIAHMM; encoded by the coding sequence TTGGACATCATTGCAGGCATTGCCATTGGCATCATTGTATTTGCGATCCTCGGGAAACTCATCGCGCTGCCGTTTCGCATCCTGTGGAAACTCATCACGAACAGCATCGTCGGCGCCGTCATTCTGTGGGTCATCAACCTCTTTGGCGTCGGTATCGAGATCACCTTTCTCAAGGCGCTCATCGTCGGCATTCTCGGCATCCCCGGCGTTATTCTCGTACTGATCGCACATATGATGTGA
- a CDS encoding YbaB/EbfC family nucleoid-associated protein, translating to MFNGGGNMAGMMKKVQKMQNEMKKMQEELKRKTVEVSSGGGAVKIVMDGEKQVQSLIIAPAAVDPEDIEMLQDLISAAFNEATKKVDEMMAQEMGKLTSGLGLPPGLL from the coding sequence ATGTTCAATGGCGGCGGCAATATGGCCGGTATGATGAAAAAAGTCCAGAAGATGCAGAACGAGATGAAGAAGATGCAGGAGGAACTCAAGCGCAAGACCGTCGAAGTTTCCTCCGGCGGCGGTGCGGTGAAGATCGTCATGGACGGTGAGAAGCAGGTACAGAGCCTCATCATCGCCCCCGCTGCGGTCGATCCCGAGGACATTGAGATGCTGCAGGATCTCATCTCGGCAGCATTTAACGAAGCGACCAAGAAGGTGGACGAGATGATGGCGCAGGAGATGGGCAAACTCACAAGCGGTCTCGGCCTCCCGCCGGGACTTCTCTGA
- the pfkA gene encoding 6-phosphofructokinase: MLKKAIAVVTSGGDSPGMNAAARAVVRTAIYEGVEVYGIHNGYSGMVHDDIEKLTTRSVSDLIQRGGTFLGTARSKSFMTPEGRQTAFENLRKRDIEGLVIIGGDGSLTGGSLLSKETGMPIVGLPGTIDNDVWGMDYTIGCDTACNTIVDAINKLRDTASAHRRIILVEVMGRHSGWLAMMSGIAGGAEYILVPEVAYDLEEISCELKAMYEAGKRYSIIVVAEGAGSAVEIGKIIREKTEIDTRVSVLGHIQRGGSPTVEDRIKASMLGEKAALAIISGVSDVIYSFNEGQVVGVNLFEAVNNTKTLDPELVRLSRVLA; the protein is encoded by the coding sequence ATGCTGAAAAAGGCGATTGCGGTTGTTACCTCGGGCGGAGACAGTCCGGGCATGAATGCGGCGGCGCGTGCGGTGGTGCGCACGGCGATCTATGAGGGCGTGGAGGTCTACGGCATCCATAACGGCTACAGCGGGATGGTGCACGATGATATTGAAAAACTCACGACGCGCAGCGTCAGCGATCTCATCCAACGCGGCGGCACGTTCCTCGGCACGGCGCGCAGCAAGTCGTTCATGACCCCCGAGGGGCGGCAGACGGCGTTCGAGAATCTGCGCAAGCGCGACATCGAGGGACTGGTCATCATCGGCGGCGACGGCTCTCTGACGGGCGGCTCGCTCCTCAGTAAGGAGACGGGGATGCCGATTGTTGGACTGCCGGGGACGATCGACAACGATGTCTGGGGCATGGACTATACCATCGGCTGTGATACGGCGTGCAATACGATTGTGGATGCGATCAACAAGCTGCGCGATACGGCTTCGGCGCACCGCCGCATCATCCTCGTCGAGGTCATGGGGCGGCACTCGGGCTGGCTCGCGATGATGTCCGGCATCGCCGGGGGCGCGGAGTACATTCTCGTACCCGAGGTCGCGTACGATCTTGAGGAGATCAGCTGCGAGCTGAAGGCGATGTATGAGGCGGGCAAGCGCTACAGCATTATTGTGGTTGCCGAGGGGGCAGGCTCTGCGGTGGAGATCGGCAAGATCATCCGCGAAAAGACGGAGATCGATACGCGCGTCTCGGTGCTCGGACACATCCAGCGCGGCGGCTCGCCGACGGTGGAGGATCGCATCAAGGCATCCATGCTCGGTGAGAAGGCGGCGCTTGCGATCATCTCGGGCGTGAGCGACGTGATCTACAGCTTCAACGAGGGGCAGGTTGTGGGCGTGAATCTCTTCGAGGCGGTCAACAATACAAAGACGCTCGACCCGGAGCTTGTTCGGCTCTCGCGTGTCTTGGCGTAA
- the dnaX gene encoding DNA polymerase III subunit gamma/tau produces MSYVALYRRWRPETFEDLVGQEHISRTLSRAVTSGQTSHAYLFTGPRGTGKTSTAKILARALNCAEGPTLTPCGVCPSCRAISDGSSMDVFEIDAASNRGIDEIRDLRESVKFAPTVGRYKIYIIDEVHMLTTEAFNALLKTLEEPPAQVLFILATTEPHKVPATIQSRCQRYDFHRITVTEIQERLVYVCRESGITAEEDALGIIAVQADGGMRDALSILDQCTALAEGRLTAERVQEALGLVGRAWIEKMALAVADRAAAQLVTQLGELLQNGRDLKQILAELAQYFRSLMIAGVGGALGAAELAGGQTETLRAAAARFTQDEIMGILRTLNETMQEIRTSPQPRIAVEAMLIGLCRPSEVGTSATAAVPVSNPADTARIARLEEAVRRLTAQIAAGGTVQAAAVGSGAANAAAAVSKPTAQPTQKNAAPKRLTKSGNAAASPSGAPRQLDSALWKKFEVRMKERNRLAASLLSGADYEGATETHFFVRPATDMARDYIMKRHRAVFEEVMTELAGHPLTIVCTGGEEDTPPAPPAPKPPEYPASVTELLKIAGEGARVEEIAASAERPAPTPQPPAPPKPTLPPAEEAAVYEVYEPTADEEAEMFALDELPPDADT; encoded by the coding sequence ATGTCCTATGTTGCACTCTATCGCCGCTGGCGGCCGGAGACGTTCGAGGATCTCGTGGGGCAGGAGCATATCAGCCGTACTCTCTCTCGTGCGGTGACATCGGGGCAGACGAGCCATGCGTATCTGTTTACCGGGCCGCGTGGTACGGGCAAGACGAGTACGGCGAAGATTCTCGCGCGTGCGCTCAACTGTGCCGAGGGGCCGACACTCACGCCGTGCGGCGTCTGTCCTTCCTGCCGTGCGATTAGTGACGGCTCGTCCATGGATGTGTTCGAGATCGACGCGGCATCGAACCGCGGCATCGACGAGATCCGCGACCTGCGCGAGTCGGTGAAGTTCGCCCCGACGGTGGGACGATACAAGATCTACATCATCGACGAGGTGCATATGCTGACGACGGAGGCGTTCAATGCGCTCCTCAAGACACTTGAGGAGCCGCCCGCGCAGGTGCTTTTTATCCTCGCGACGACCGAGCCGCACAAAGTCCCCGCAACGATCCAGTCGCGCTGTCAGCGGTACGATTTCCACCGCATTACGGTGACGGAGATTCAGGAGCGTCTGGTTTATGTGTGCCGGGAATCGGGGATCACGGCGGAGGAGGACGCACTCGGCATCATCGCCGTGCAGGCGGACGGCGGGATGCGCGATGCGCTCTCGATCCTCGACCAGTGTACGGCGCTTGCGGAGGGGCGGCTCACGGCGGAGCGCGTACAGGAGGCACTGGGGCTTGTCGGACGCGCGTGGATCGAAAAGATGGCGCTCGCCGTTGCGGATCGTGCGGCGGCGCAGCTCGTTACGCAGCTCGGCGAGCTGCTGCAGAACGGGCGCGACCTCAAACAGATTCTCGCCGAATTGGCGCAGTATTTCCGCAGCCTGATGATTGCGGGGGTCGGTGGCGCACTTGGTGCAGCGGAACTTGCGGGTGGTCAGACGGAGACGCTGCGCGCGGCGGCGGCACGTTTTACGCAGGATGAAATCATGGGCATTCTCCGAACGCTGAACGAAACGATGCAGGAGATACGCACCTCACCGCAGCCGCGCATTGCCGTCGAGGCGATGCTGATCGGACTGTGCCGACCGTCGGAGGTCGGTACGTCTGCAACGGCTGCCGTACCTGTATCCAACCCTGCGGATACAGCACGCATCGCACGTCTGGAGGAGGCGGTGCGCCGGCTGACGGCACAGATCGCGGCAGGTGGGACGGTGCAGGCTGCCGCAGTGGGGAGTGGAGCGGCAAATGCGGCTGCTGCCGTGTCGAAACCGACGGCGCAGCCCACGCAAAAAAACGCGGCACCAAAGCGGCTCACAAAGAGCGGGAATGCAGCCGCATCTCCCTCGGGCGCACCGCGTCAGCTCGACAGCGCACTCTGGAAAAAGTTCGAGGTGCGGATGAAGGAGCGGAACCGCCTTGCCGCCTCGCTGCTCTCGGGCGCAGACTATGAGGGTGCGACGGAGACACATTTTTTCGTCCGCCCTGCGACGGATATGGCGCGCGACTACATTATGAAGCGTCACCGTGCCGTGTTCGAGGAGGTCATGACGGAACTCGCGGGGCATCCGCTGACCATCGTGTGTACGGGCGGCGAGGAGGATACACCGCCCGCTCCTCCCGCACCGAAACCGCCGGAGTATCCGGCATCCGTTACGGAGCTGCTCAAAATCGCAGGCGAGGGGGCGCGTGTGGAGGAGATCGCCGCATCGGCAGAGCGTCCCGCACCGACACCACAGCCGCCCGCGCCGCCGAAGCCCACCCTGCCTCCTGCGGAGGAGGCGGCGGTATATGAGGTGTACGAGCCGACGGCGGACGAGGAGGCGGAGATGTTTGCGCTTGATGAACTGCCGCCCGATGCGGACACTTGA
- the recR gene encoding recombination mediator RecR: protein MHTIAPLTQLMEQFRALPGIGAKTAARLAYHVLDMDMERARRLASAIIEAKEKIGFCSVCFNLTDSDPCAICTAENRDRSTICVVEQPPDVAAMERMNDYTGLYHVLHGALSPIEGVGPNDIRIRELVTRVGTSDVQEVIVATNPNVEGEATAMYIAKLLKPMGVRVTRIAHGLPVGGDLEYADEVTLSRAMENRREI, encoded by the coding sequence ATGCACACGATTGCACCGCTCACACAGCTCATGGAGCAGTTTCGTGCGCTGCCCGGCATCGGGGCAAAGACGGCGGCGCGTCTTGCCTACCATGTCCTTGATATGGACATGGAGCGGGCGCGTCGGCTTGCCTCTGCCATCATCGAGGCGAAGGAGAAGATCGGCTTCTGTTCCGTCTGTTTCAACCTCACGGACAGCGATCCGTGTGCCATTTGTACGGCGGAAAACCGTGACCGCAGCACCATCTGCGTCGTCGAGCAGCCGCCCGATGTCGCGGCGATGGAGCGCATGAACGACTATACAGGTCTGTATCACGTCCTGCATGGCGCACTCTCGCCCATCGAGGGGGTGGGACCGAACGATATTCGCATCCGTGAACTTGTTACGCGCGTAGGCACGTCCGACGTACAGGAGGTCATTGTCGCGACCAACCCGAACGTCGAGGGCGAAGCGACGGCGATGTATATCGCCAAGCTGCTCAAACCGATGGGGGTGCGCGTCACACGCATTGCGCACGGGCTGCCCGTCGGCGGCGATCTGGAGTATGCCGATGAGGTGACCCTTTCGCGTGCCATGGAAAACAGGAGGGAAATCTAG